In a single window of the Palaemon carinicauda isolate YSFRI2023 chromosome 10, ASM3689809v2, whole genome shotgun sequence genome:
- the LOC137648172 gene encoding uncharacterized protein, protein MHEAVIDKIVSMGTGVRFLVDTGVLRSLLPRELFRTQRSLCKFADVRMAAANGSAIPTYGYENLTLSFGNGNFNWKSLVADVKLPILEHRQTLTVPAKHGIYHHIKTTGPSVFTKFRRLASDRLAAAKQTFAVIEEMGLCQKASSPWSSPIQIVVKRDGSIPCEDYRRLNMQTEPNHFPLLNIADVKMSVIG, encoded by the exons ATGCACGAGGCAGTTATTGATAAAATTGTGTCAATGG gaacgggtgtgcgatttttggtagacacgggtgttcttcgttctcttttgccaagggaactcttcaggacacaacgtagtctgtgtaAGTTTGCCGACGTCCGCATGGCAGCTGcaaatggatctgcaatacccacgtacggttacgagaacctcacattatcgtttggaaacggcaattTTAATTGGAAgtctctcgttgctgacgtcaaattgccaatcctcg AACATCGCCAAACcctcacggttcctgccaaacacggtatttatcaccatatcaagacgacgggaccctcagtcttcaccaaattcagacgtctggcctcggatcgattggcagctgctaaacagacgttcgctgtAATCGAAgaaatgggcctatgccaaaaggcctccagcccatggtcgtcacccatacaAATCGTCGTGAAGAGAGACGGCTCCAtcccgtgcgaggattacaggcgcctgaacatgcaaacagaaccgaatcacttccccctcctaaacatcgccgat